A stretch of the Arachis stenosperma cultivar V10309 chromosome 6, arast.V10309.gnm1.PFL2, whole genome shotgun sequence genome encodes the following:
- the LOC130932658 gene encoding AP-1 complex subunit sigma-1: protein MIHFVLLISRQGKVRLTKWYSPYTQKERSKVIRELSGVILTRAPKLCNFVEWRGYKVVYKRYASLYFCMCIDEDDNELEVLEIIHHYVEILDRYFGSVCELDLIFNFHKAYYILDELLIAGELQESSKKTVARLIAAQDSLVETAKEEASSISNIIAQATK, encoded by the exons ATG ATACACTTTGTGCTGCTCATTAGCCGTCAAGGGAAGGTCAGACTGACGAAATGGTATTCACCTTACACTCAGAAGGAAAGAAGTAAG GTAATCCGTGAGCTCAGTGGAGTGATCCTTACCCGTGCACCCAAGCTATGTAATTTTGTAGAATGGAGAGGATATAAAGTTGTATACAAAAG GTATGCTAGTCTGTATTTTTGCATGTGTATTGATGAAGATGACAATGAATTAGAAGTTCTTGAAATAATTCATCATTACGTGGAGATTCTTGATCGGTATTTTGGCAGT GTCTGTGAACTAGACTTGATATTCAACTTCCACAAG gCCTATTATATACTCGATGAACTTCTAATTGCCGGCGAACTTCAAGAGTCAAGCAAGAAAACCGTTGCCCGATTGATAGCTGCACAG GATTCATTGGTGGAGACTGCAAAGGAGGAAGCTAGTTCAATAAGCAACATAATTGCACAAGCCACCAAATGA